In Vicugna pacos chromosome 6, VicPac4, whole genome shotgun sequence, the DNA window GCTTGACTCAGGTACCTGTGTCTTAAATCACTTACCTACTCTCCCGTAGCACCCAGAAGGAAGAGCTATCTGAATGTCGGTTTTCACAAGGGCCTTCTCCATGGGTGGTACTGTGTAATCGTAGGCACTAGGAAAATATTGAAAGAGAACAACTGGTATTTAGATATAGTAATTCTCTGTGCATTTTTTGGTGAAAGAGGTTACAACATGTAATGTTTTCTCCCCTGAACAAAATTTTATTGGCACTATTTTTATTTAGTGGGAGTGGGGGATGAGAGGCCGATTAAAAGGAATATGCTGCACAATAAAGAACCAAGAAAGAAGGATAGataagagctaacatttattaagctctatgtgccaggcaccgttctaATTACTTTGTGTAactcattttattctcacaacAATCCATTAAGTGACTAGGGAAAACAtgcagaaggaagggagaaaatggTTGGACAACATAAACAGAGGGAGGGACAGCTGTGTTGCATTTGTTCTGATTCTTGGTAGTTCACCAAACTTACTAAGCAATGGCCATAAACTTCACTGGCTGGGGGAGAGAGCGGACCACTGTGAATCCTTGGAGATGGACACTACTGAGCAACTGATTCTCTAAGGTCCACCCAGCAAGTGCTTCCGTTACTGTAGCCCCCTCCTtgatagaaatttaaaattttacaataaGCAGAACTGGAAGTTACTCTGGAGCCCTTAGTAAAGACAAGTAAAGCAGTGCTATTTCTACTTCTGTCATCGGAATTTCCCGTCTTGAAATAGTTACAACTCTAATTTATTTGAAGAGACCAGTTATTTCCATGTCTATTTCAGTGTATAGAAAATCACCTGTTTATTAGGAGGATGCTTATAAAGTATCTTGAAGTCTCTCCTAAGACTTACAACGGTGCCCAGATATGGTGTAGTCAGTCTTCATGAATCTACTTTTATTCATGAGATCTAAGGGGCTGAACTGTATCCCTTTCAGCTGCAAGTCTAtaccttactttttttctttctttcctcccactATCATCACATACTCCCTCCTCCTGTACTTATGacttagaccagtggttctcacattagaatcacctgggacactttaaaataaatcctCAGGCTTGGGATTTAGTCATGTAATAAACACCTGCTCCCCCCAGTATCACTTTTCATCTATCTTAATGATTCTAAGAACTGGGGACAGTAGTCAAGGGCGGGGAGGGGAAGCACTGAATTCAGGGTCAAAAATCCTATTATATTCAAGCCCTTGGGCAATCAGTTCATCTCTTCACAAACTCCCACATCTGTAAACAGTAACACTTATCTACTTCAGGATTGCTGTGAATATTAAATAAAGTTACACATGGGGTAGTTTTTTAGTACAGGTAAAAAGTGCTGTACAAAAGAGAAGGTGGTTGTATTACCAACATTCCTGATTTTCATATTCAGACCCTTCTGGAAATTTCCAGTCCTTGGAGTGAATTAAATATGGACACACAGAGAAATTTTACTAACCCTTTAAGGTAAAAGCAGTGTTAGTTAATCTTTCTTAGGTATCTTATTACCTAAGAACCTAGTCTCCCACCATGGCCTTTCTTTCTATGATTACAGCATCACTCTCAGGCCACTCCTTGAAGATCAAGGTGGGCCTTATTTATCTCCACCTTCCACTTAGAGAAGGTACAATAAATGTTGCAGGATAAATAACACCTGGGCGGACATTTATTTACCATCCCACACTCTGCCAAAATCCGTACTGAATTTACGATAAAGAGGAAAATTTTAatgttcaacatttaaaaaaaaagacagaaacccTACATAAAGCAAAATAGCGTCTGTTTCTGTACTTTTAAGGGACTGTTTCAAGTTGTGTCAGAAGAAGGGCGGAATGTAAGCTAACCTGAGAGCTCTACCCCTCGGGAATTGGGACTTCTCTGCGAGCGGTAGGGATGGCGGGACAGAAGGCGGCCTTCTCAGCCTCTGCGCCCGGGCCGGCCTTCCTCGGGGCGCGGGCAGTCAGGGCCCCCACTCACCTGTACAGGTCATAGCCCGCGGCGCGCCCGGACCCCTTGGTCGGGGCGGTGGCGTGCTCCGAGAGCCGGACAAAACGGAGCCGTATGCCGCCCTCCTCCGCGGCAGGCCGGGGCCGCTTGCTGGGGGAGACGACTTGTGTCTCTTGAGAGCAGGGCATGGCAGCACAGAAAGTGAGCGCAACAAGGAGGAGGCGGAACAAGAGAGGCACGAAAATCCTGAACTTCCCGCCAACTGCCtgcctgccccgccccctcccctggaCGAGCCTACACTTCTGGCTGAGAGGGGAGGAAGGACTCAAATTTGGGGCTGGAAATCCTTCTCGGAAAAAAGCTTTGGGAATTGAAAGTACTGAGCCTTTTAAAGCTTTCCAAACTCAATGCATGGGCCTAATGTCAGTGGCAGCTTCGACGGCGTCGCCCCCCACCCCACAATAAAAAGCCCCCTCTAACCCCCATGAGAGGACTCGAATGGACTCGCTCCCGCACCGCTAGGACACCGCGCCCTCCCATTTCCCCGCCCCAAGCGGAGGGGCTTCCCTGGGTCCCGCCAGTTTGCCCGCCCCGCTGTGGCCCTGGGGCGTGGGTAGCGGGCTGGGCTCCCAGCCCCCACAAGCCTTGGAAAGCATGTCCTTCCGGCCGGGGCCCCGACATTACTGGCGCCGCGGCATCCTCGGCTCAGATTGCGAGCGCTGGACGGCGGCCGGAGCCCCGCGAGCTGCGTGGCTCCCCGCGGGGCGGGCTCCAGGGGCTGGCCCGGCCGGGAGAGCCCTGCGGCCTCCACCCGCGGCCTTGCGCTGCGCGCGCCGTTAAACAACACGCGGAGCAAAGATGGAAGGAAATGGTAGCCAAGCTTTGGACGAGGGCAGAAGGGAGTCATTTGCCCCAGGTTTGGGCGCAGGTTGGCTCAGCTCCTGCAGGCGCGCCCCGGGTCCGCACACGAAAGACGCGGCCCAGTCAAATGACCTCGGAAGCAGTAACCACCGCCGTCTGACGAGGGGCGCAAGGAGGCGGCGCATCGATCGCCCTCGGCCTGGCGCAGGCCCCGGCCCTCCCCGAACGCGGCGCGCTCGGCATCCTGAATCTCGCTGAATTCCGGCTGCGTCCGGCTCCCTCTGTCTATCTTTCATCTGGCCCTGATTTCCGAGGTCCGGGCCCCGCGTTCCGCTGATTTACCTGGGGCGGCGCCTCCCGCGGCCATGACTCGCCGGGTTCTAGCCTCAGGGGCCCCAAAAGCAGTGGAACTGCATCACCATGCCCGCGACACTCTCTGTGCTCAGTGCTGCGCCCTAGGCGGTGGGCCAGGCAGCGTGTTCGATTTCCTTCCGACGCAGACAGTGCAAGACGGAGTGTTGCTTATTCTTAAAGGGCAGAGGACAGGTTCTTCAGGCTAACCGCAGGGACATCTCAGTTCAAATCTTAGCGCTCTTTCGGATGACCCCACAGGAGCATAGTGGACGACTCCTATGGCTGTGATACCGGAATTCGAACAAAAATGCTGAGCCACACTGGTGTAACTTAAAATGGGGATGAGTAAATAACTTTTCAGGTAATTGTGAATTGATTTTTCTAGAGTAAAAATATCTCCACCTATCTCTGGAACTGACGTTAAAATCTCAACACTAACTTGTAATACATTTtgtcaaaataaatacaaattatagGGCAGCTTTAGAAAAATGAGGAATGAAAATATGAGGGTATTGTTGGGGAAGTTTTTAGACTTCCTTGATGGGCCTTTTCTTAGAGGCCCCACCTTTTCAGTTTCCTGTACTAGCTTCCCCAATTAAATGTTGGAATTCCTCTAGGTGAGGTTATGAGTTATGCTCTCTTTACGCTCTTATCCCATGGCTTTAAATATCTATGCTCTGGGGGCTTCCCAAAGTTACACCTAGAGTAGCATGATCTGGGCCCTCTTCTTCAACATGTTCTAGAGCCATCATCTGGCTCACCCCTGGTGCTCCTGGCCGCAGTGGCTTTCTAACAGTCTCTAGACTCACCAGGTGACTTTCCTGCCTGGGATTCTGTATACGTCCTTCCTTGTTTATGCTCCATGTGTTTTAAGTTTCAACTCATCTCAGAAAGACCTTCTCTAACAAACTGAATTTAATGAAGTAACTGCCCTGTCTTTCCCTCACCACCATTTTCTATCACAACactcaggtttttgttttttttttctctttgtgccaCTTGTTACtacaatctgtattttttttatgtatttattttcttgttcgtTGTCTATTTTTTCTAGTAGACATGAGCTCCGAGAAATCAGGGACCAAATGTGTCTTCATTCACCATTGTATTCATGGGGCCTAGCTTAGTGCCTTACCCTTGCTGGTGCTTGATAACTATTTGTTATATGAATGAATGACATGCTAAGAAAGCTCACTGCCTAGTCCATTAGGACCCGGCATATGATCATTTCTCACactcttctgatttttctttccactcctttaatttttaatcatagatttttttttcccctataattCTTTTTCAAGGGCTGTGGTGAAACACATCAGTCCCTTTCCGGCCCCTCCACAAACACCTTCCCCCAAAACTCCTCAGGGGCAATActtccaacatttttttttttttttttgctcattctATTGCAGTTTACCTCCCTGTTTGTAAATTGTATgttgctatttattttttaaatggcatagAAATTATCTTCTGAATTAAAGTAGTCAAGGATTGAGTCTCAACCACCCTCCCCACTCCATTCTGCCAATAGTTTTGTAACAATTTTTTGTCTGAGTCAGGAGTTAGTGTTTACTTTATCACGACTATGTAAATATTGACTGTTGACACAAGTAATACATGATTATTTCCTTTTGTTATACCTGTCCCCCTCAAGTTAGTAATGGCCTTGTTTTCCCGTTTGTCTTTATTGGTAATGGTGTTTTTGATTCACCCATTGCTTGTTTTCTCCAAATGTTCCAGGGGATCCTGTACCTTGAACATCCATCACACCAGATGAAACACTGATACTTTAATCCCTGTCAGTtccattcccccccccccccccggttctCTTGCTCCAGTCTGTGCAAGTGACCCTCTAGTCCTGCTGAATAGCTGTCATCCTGGGACTTCCCTTTGCCCCTGTCTTATATTGGAGCCCTGGTTTTATGGACCTAGTTTCCTCTTAATTTACTTCCTCATTTTGCTGAAGTACTTTCTCTAGTAATTTACTAAGGAAGTTTGTATTAAATTTAGTCTGAGTTTTTGCATATCCTAAACTGTTAATGACTGTAATGTCTCCCTTTACCCAAACCCAGACAGAAATCTCACTTCATTCATGAAACTTCCTTACAACCAGTGGTGAGCTCTGCCTTATCTTTTATAACACTTACCATATCATTCATTAGCCATATACTCCCATTGTGTAATCATCTCAACTACATGCATTTTATCTTTCACATTAGTAAGCATCATAAACTTTTATGAACCCTTCAAAGCACCCACTTCAGTGTTTTGCACAAAAATGATTTGTTTGGTTCCTTGTAATACTTAGCACCAAGAAAGTATTCAGCTGTTTCTTCTGTTACTATGGATACTGAAAGTGTTTATTCTTGTCACTTTTCATCTGAGTTTATTTTAgattgaaaagagaaaagggcaaaatTCAACTGGAAAAGAGTAACAGGTTAGTGGTCTCAACCAGTAAGCAGTTAATAGGACATTCCTTGTgacaattgaaatataatttgatatgaaaatatactttaaattcaAGATACTACAGTAAAGGAGAGCTAGATGTGTTCCAGCCGTAGGTTTCTTATTTATCAGGATATAATTACCCTATCAGTCATGCTGATAATTTAATTACTTACGTCTTGTGCCAGTGTGAACCTACTGAGAATGCAAGTCCATTCTTTACAAGCACAGTTGTCCTTTCTATCTTTGCCATTTagggatttttctctctttaacaaaGACATACAGGATGATTACTTTATACCAGGCATATTCTAAGAGCTTTATAAATATACACTAATCACAACAAGCAGAGAAAACAAATGCTatcattatcatccccattttacagatggggaaaccacagagcacagagatgttaagtagtTTGCCTGAGACCACACAGCTCACAACCAGAAAgagatggagccaggattcaactTCAGGTAGTCTGGCTTCAGAGTCCTTGCACTCAGCCACTCTGTTGGTTAATCTGTGCCTAATGGGACTATGACAGCCCTTCTTAGTACTAAGCCTGCTGCTGGCTGTGTTTCTCCAAGTCTGGGAAAGATGTGTGTAGAAAATTAACGAGGAACTCCTAGTTTCAGTTGATCACGCCCTCTTTGTTGAAACCCTTCTTCATCGGGCCGCACTCTGGTTTTCCTCCCACCTCACTCAATGtcactctttctgtctcttttcatCTCTTCACCTGCTCAGTATAAAAAGCCTTAGACtcttgcttcctctctctctctcacatcttCCTTTATCTAAAAAGGACTTCTAAGCACCAATGAATGCTTTATGCTATttgatttttcttcatagcatacTGCTACATGAaattatgtacatatttattcatttcactTGTTAGTTATATGTTTCCTCCACTAGCATGTAAGCTTCATAATGGATTTAAGTCTGTCTTAATTTGGGTTCCCTTCAGATGCTCTGTGTTTCTTTTTACCCCttcttgccttttaaattttattattttgctattcattttatttaaattaatttaattatttcacTTTTCCCTCTACTAATTTAGAAGTTTTATTCTCTGATCCTGTTGTTTTAGATAAATTAAAACATGCATGCTTATTTCATCAGTATCGAACATCTGAAACAAAATTATTATCTTTCTCCTGGATAACACAAAGACTTTAGAATGCTTCAACTCCATTAA includes these proteins:
- the DUT gene encoding deoxyuridine 5'-triphosphate nucleotidohydrolase, mitochondrial isoform X1 yields the protein MTPFCPRPKLGYHFLPSLLRVLFNGARSARPRVEAAGLSRPGQPLEPAPRGATQLAGLRPPSSARNLSRGCRGAKTQVVSPSKRPRPAAEEGGIRLRFVRLSEHATAPTKGSGRAAGYDLYSAYDYTVPPMEKALVKTDIQIALPSGCYGRVAPRSGLAAKHFIDVGAGVIDEDYRGNVGVVLFNFGKEKFEVKKGDRIAQLICERIFYPEIEEVQVLDDTERGSGGFGSTGKN
- the DUT gene encoding deoxyuridine 5'-triphosphate nucleotidohydrolase, mitochondrial isoform X2, translating into MAAGGAAPETQVVSPSKRPRPAAEEGGIRLRFVRLSEHATAPTKGSGRAAGYDLYSAYDYTVPPMEKALVKTDIQIALPSGCYGRVAPRSGLAAKHFIDVGAGVIDEDYRGNVGVVLFNFGKEKFEVKKGDRIAQLICERIFYPEIEEVQVLDDTERGSGGFGSTGKN